From a region of the Mytilus galloprovincialis chromosome 3, xbMytGall1.hap1.1, whole genome shotgun sequence genome:
- the LOC143067296 gene encoding uncharacterized protein LOC143067296 produces MALPRVQSSDSICDGGEPRRKGSDNLLDTADDLVDRLDGLADILAEIEDTFQKDDEDDNDSKRPNIFRRLKDGLDSARSLIACLKREKWRVNRRKMSVDMRMGELDDYKMHLKQDMTSLNTTVDDLALRLIQSENDNCDAQEALEELEIAKAEVEDELVDANKRIKKLNEDKDDLVTEIQSLRRLRSDSAVRRENAELRSEIEVLHEERHHLKAIIRDMEDYKTENNSQDGGSDILTVTDVNLNALKLKTKSKDVKSSPKNRKKVDGSIHFV; encoded by the exons ATGGCACTTCCTCGTGTACAAAGCAGTGACAGTATTTGTGACGGTGGGGAACCCCGTAGGAAGGGTAGTGACAACCTACTGGACACAGCAGATGACCTTGTCGATAGACTAGATGGACTAGCTGACATCTTAGCAGAAATTGAAGATACTTTCCAAAAG GATGACGAAGATGATAATGATTCAAAAAGGCCAAATATTTTCAGACGTCTGAAAGATGGTTTAGATTCGGCAAGATCACTAATTGCTTGCCTTAAACGTGAAAAATGGAGAGTCAATCGCCGAAAGATGAGTGTCGACATGAGAATGGGAGAGTTAGATGACTATAAAATGCACCTCAAACAGGACATG ACATCTTTGAACACGACAGTGGATGATTTAGCACTACGTTTGATCCAATCAGAGAATGACAACTGTGATGCACAAGAAGCTCTAGAGGAATTGGAAATAGCCAAAGCAGAAGTTGAAGACGAGTTGGTGGATGCAAACAAACGAATAAAAA AACTTAACGAAGATAAAGATGATCTGGTCACAGAAATTCAGTCTTTGAGGAGGTTACGAAGTGATTCTGCAGTAAGGAGAGAAAATGCAGAATTGCGCTCAGAAATAGAAGTGTTACACGAAGAAAGACACCACCTAAAAGCCATTATCAGGGACATGGAAGattacaaaacagaaaataacagTCAAGACGGCGGCTCGGACATATTAACAGTAACGGACGTCAATCTGAATGCTCTTAAACTTAAAACGAAATCAAAGGATGTAAAATCTAGTCCTAAAAATAGGAAGAAAGTGGACGGGAGTATACATTTTGTTTGA
- the LOC143067297 gene encoding protein PAXX-like codes for MTSLKNLVTESKVESLHAVVENGKQEFVCFTRLATNWIICITDGSEMYRTELDAEELESCRELAEISSMDTYLARIRKCFLDADLSISFVGTRATLSVGKSSATINFDLFEAKAAEKKVELQNILFRLATTATSLEIDLEKANKTIDTLKAQKSQNTGGLMDFGPKMGTNPAKVKPKKTGMSVVNPTSKKRKAATGVVFD; via the exons ATGACAAGTTTGAAGAATCTTGTGACTGAATCAAAAGTAGAGAGTCTACATGCAGTAGTGGAAAATGGTAAACAAGAATTTGTTTGCTTTACCAGACTTGCTACAAACTGGATTATATGTATAACTGATGGATCGGAAATGTACAGAACAGAACTTGATGCTGAAGAGTTAGAATCTTGTAGAGAACTGGCTGAGATCAGTTCGATGGATACATATCTTGCAAGAATAAG GAAATGTTTCCTAGATGCTGACCTATCAATTTCATTTGTTGGCACACGTGCGACTTTGTCAGTTGGTAAAAGTTCTGCAACAATTAATTTTGACTTATTCGAAGCCAAAGCAGCTGAGAAAAAAGTTGAACTACAAAACATTCTATTTAGATTAGCTACCACCGCAACGTCACTTGAAATTGACCTTGAAAAGGCAAATAAAACAATAGACACTCTAAAAGCACAAAAATCGCAAAATACTGGAGGTTTGATGGACTTTGGGCCTAAAATGGGAACTAACCCTGCTAAAGTTAAACCAAAGAAAACAGGGATGAGTGTTGTTAATCCTACAAGCAAGAAAAGAAAGGCTGCAACAGGAGTCGTGTTCGATTAG